From Streptomyces chrestomyceticus JCM 4735, one genomic window encodes:
- a CDS encoding VOC family protein → MAAVTSKELVMVLDCADREALADFWSQALGYRITRTTPPYTALTDPEGRGPELLLQQVPEPKQGKNRMHLDLRVPAMEPALSRVVALGARVLRGPFDDAGCPTTVLADPEGNEFCLIVFESA, encoded by the coding sequence ATGGCAGCGGTGACGTCGAAGGAGCTGGTCATGGTGCTGGACTGTGCCGACCGGGAGGCACTGGCGGACTTCTGGAGCCAGGCCCTCGGCTACCGGATCACGCGCACCACACCGCCGTACACCGCCCTGACGGACCCGGAGGGCCGCGGCCCCGAACTGCTCCTCCAGCAGGTGCCCGAGCCCAAGCAGGGCAAGAACCGGATGCACCTCGACCTGCGGGTGCCCGCCATGGAACCCGCGCTGAGCAGGGTGGTGGCCCTGGGCGCGCGGGTCCTGCGCGGCCCGTTCGACGACGCCGGCTGCCCGACCACGGTCCTCGCCGACCCGGAGGGCAACGAGTTCTGCCTGATCGTCTTCGAGAGCGCGTGA
- a CDS encoding Lrp/AsnC family transcriptional regulator — translation MEELDRQIVDLLVKDGRMSYTDLGKATGLSTSAVHQRVRRLEQRGVIRGYAAIVDPEAVGLPLTAFISVKPFDPSAPDDIADRLAEVPELEACHSVAGDENYILKVRVATPLELEHLLTRIRTLAGVSTRTTVVLSTPYEARPPRI, via the coding sequence GTGGAGGAGTTGGACCGACAAATCGTGGATCTGCTCGTCAAGGACGGGCGGATGAGCTACACCGACCTGGGCAAGGCCACCGGCCTGTCCACTTCGGCGGTGCACCAGCGGGTGCGCCGTCTGGAGCAGCGCGGTGTCATTCGCGGCTATGCCGCCATCGTGGACCCGGAGGCGGTGGGGCTGCCGTTGACCGCGTTCATCTCGGTCAAACCCTTCGACCCCAGTGCCCCGGACGACATCGCCGACCGGCTGGCCGAGGTGCCCGAGCTGGAGGCGTGTCACAGCGTCGCGGGTGACGAGAACTACATCCTGAAGGTGCGGGTGGCCACGCCCCTGGAGCTGGAACACCTGCTGACCCGTATCCGCACGCTGGCCGGGGTCTCGACCAGGACCACGGTCGTGCTCTCCACGCCGTACGAGGCCCGGCCGCCGCGCATCTGA
- a CDS encoding phosphotransferase family protein — translation MSGAPRPRTSTRDPGELTRRLSAWLATRLPGARAVSATVPASNGMSSETLLFDIDHPRPPVRSCALRLAADPAAYTVFPTYDMARQYRTLRLVAEHTDVPVPRTLWLEEDPEPLGAPFFVMERAEGRVPPDVMPYTYEGSWLHAATEAEHAELEAGTVSVLARIHDQVPVGEAEFLALPGRGSALRRHVAAQRAYYAWVVAGREPSPLIERGFAWLADHWPAETGEADETVLTWGDARIGNIVYDGFRPAAVLDWEMAVPGPRELDLGWLIYLHRFFQDLAESGGQRGLPGLLRRDRMEERYARLTGHTPRAMDFHTLYAALRHAVVMLRVAYRQVHFGEMPVPADPDALILHRAALEAMIEGRYRRW, via the coding sequence GTGAGCGGCGCGCCCCGGCCCCGCACCTCCACCCGCGACCCGGGCGAGCTGACCCGGCGGCTGTCGGCGTGGCTGGCCACCCGCCTGCCCGGTGCCCGCGCGGTCTCCGCGACCGTGCCCGCCTCCAACGGCATGTCCAGCGAGACCCTGCTCTTCGACATCGACCACCCCCGTCCGCCCGTCCGTTCCTGCGCCCTGCGCCTGGCTGCCGACCCCGCCGCTTACACGGTATTCCCCACCTATGACATGGCCCGCCAGTACCGCACGCTGCGCCTGGTGGCCGAGCACACCGACGTGCCCGTGCCGCGCACACTGTGGCTGGAGGAGGATCCGGAGCCGCTCGGCGCGCCGTTCTTCGTGATGGAGCGCGCCGAGGGCCGTGTGCCGCCGGACGTCATGCCGTATACGTACGAAGGGAGTTGGCTGCACGCCGCCACCGAAGCGGAACACGCCGAGCTGGAGGCGGGTACGGTCTCCGTCCTTGCCCGGATCCATGATCAGGTGCCCGTCGGGGAAGCTGAGTTCCTCGCTCTGCCGGGCCGTGGGAGCGCACTGCGGCGGCATGTGGCGGCCCAACGGGCGTACTACGCCTGGGTCGTCGCCGGGCGGGAGCCGTCCCCGCTGATCGAGCGCGGCTTCGCCTGGCTCGCCGACCACTGGCCGGCGGAGACCGGGGAGGCCGACGAGACCGTACTGACCTGGGGCGACGCGCGGATCGGCAACATCGTCTACGACGGTTTCAGGCCAGCGGCCGTGCTGGACTGGGAGATGGCCGTGCCCGGCCCGCGCGAACTGGACCTCGGCTGGCTGATCTATCTGCACCGGTTCTTCCAGGATCTGGCGGAGAGCGGCGGTCAGCGGGGGCTGCCCGGTCTGCTGCGCCGCGACCGTATGGAGGAACGGTACGCCCGGCTCACCGGTCACACACCGCGCGCCATGGACTTCCACACCCTCTACGCGGCCCTGCGGCACGCCGTCGTCATGCTGCGCGTGGCGTACCGCCAGGTCCATTTCGGGGAGATGCCCGTACCCGCCGACCCGGACGCGCTGATCCTGCACCGGGCCGCGCTGGAGGCGATGATCGAGGGCCGTTATCGGCGCTGGTGA
- a CDS encoding polyprenol monophosphomannose synthase, with protein sequence MTDGGQRKYGPLGTTLVIIPTYNEAENIKPIVSRVRTSVPEAHILVADDNSPDGTGKVADELAAADDHVQVLHRKGKEGLGAAYLAGFRWGIEHGFGVLVEMDADGSHRPEELPRLLTALKGADLVLGSRWVPGGRVVNWPKHREYLSRGGSTYCRAMLDVPLRDVTGGYRAFRKETLEGLGLDEVSSQGYCFQVDLARRAVESGFHVVEVPITFVERERGDSKMSKDIVVEALWRVTGWGVGSRVNKLRGR encoded by the coding sequence GTGACAGACGGCGGTCAGCGGAAGTACGGTCCGCTCGGGACCACCTTGGTGATCATTCCGACCTACAACGAGGCGGAGAACATCAAACCGATCGTCTCGCGGGTACGGACCTCCGTGCCCGAGGCGCACATCCTCGTCGCGGACGACAACAGCCCGGACGGTACGGGCAAGGTCGCCGACGAGCTGGCGGCGGCGGACGATCACGTCCAGGTGCTGCACCGCAAGGGCAAGGAAGGGCTCGGCGCCGCCTATCTGGCGGGCTTCCGCTGGGGCATCGAGCACGGCTTCGGCGTCCTGGTGGAGATGGACGCGGACGGCTCCCACCGCCCCGAGGAGCTGCCGCGGCTGCTCACCGCCCTCAAGGGCGCCGACCTCGTGCTCGGCTCCCGCTGGGTGCCCGGCGGCCGGGTGGTCAACTGGCCCAAGCACCGCGAGTACCTCTCCCGGGGCGGCAGCACGTACTGCCGGGCCATGCTGGACGTACCGCTGCGCGACGTCACCGGCGGCTACCGGGCCTTCCGCAAGGAGACCCTGGAAGGGCTCGGTCTGGACGAGGTGTCCTCGCAGGGCTACTGCTTCCAGGTCGACCTGGCGCGCCGCGCCGTCGAGAGCGGCTTCCACGTCGTCGAGGTCCCCATCACCTTCGTCGAACGCGAGCGCGGCGACAGCAAGATGAGCAAGGACATCGTCGTGGAGGCCCTGTGGCGGGTCACCGGCTGGGGTGTCGGCTCCCGGGTCAACAAGCTCCGCGGGCGCTGA
- the fxsA gene encoding FxsA family membrane protein — protein MTFAATPPPSSRPPQRSRARRFVPLGIAAWLVLEIWLLTLVADAAGGLTVLLLLLAGVVAGGYVIKRAGRRAWKNLTETMQAGGDPAASSGASAKPGERASSGSGNTLPMLGGLLLMFPGLATDVAGLLCLFPPTRKLLHRRAERFLTRQARRTPGSLGDAFQQARMHQPDGKVVQGEVVREDEGPAPRREDPPLTR, from the coding sequence ATGACGTTCGCAGCCACGCCGCCGCCCAGCTCCCGTCCGCCCCAGCGCTCGCGCGCCCGCCGGTTCGTCCCGTTGGGCATCGCCGCCTGGCTGGTGCTGGAGATCTGGCTGCTGACGCTGGTCGCCGACGCGGCGGGCGGTCTGACGGTGCTTCTTCTGCTGCTGGCCGGGGTGGTCGCCGGCGGGTACGTGATCAAGCGGGCGGGCCGGCGGGCCTGGAAGAACCTCACGGAGACCATGCAGGCGGGCGGCGACCCCGCGGCCTCGTCGGGCGCGTCCGCGAAGCCGGGGGAGCGGGCCTCCTCGGGCAGCGGGAACACGCTGCCCATGCTCGGCGGGCTGCTGCTGATGTTCCCCGGCCTGGCCACCGACGTCGCCGGGCTGCTCTGCCTCTTCCCGCCCACCCGCAAACTGCTCCACCGCCGCGCTGAGCGCTTCCTGACCCGCCAGGCACGCCGTACGCCCGGCTCCCTCGGCGACGCCTTCCAGCAGGCCCGTATGCACCAGCCGGACGGCAAGGTCGTCCAGGGCGAGGTCGTACGCGAGGACGAAGGGCCCGCCCCGCGGCGTGAGGACCCGCCGCTGACGCGCTGA
- a CDS encoding LLM class F420-dependent oxidoreductase, with protein sequence MVQIGYTMMTEQAGPRDLVDHVVRAEETGFDFSVTSDHYAPWLESQGHAPYAWSVLGAAAQATSRIPLMTYVTCPTVRYHPAVVAQKAATMQLLSGGRFRLGLGAGENLNEHVVGRGWPGKTTRHEMFTEALEIIRALFEGGTVSYHGNHFDVDSARLWDLPDQAPPIGVAVSGERSCEIAGRLGDLVIATEPKGELISSFEKHGGKGKPRVGQLPICYDPDRDAAVKRAHDQFRWFAGGWKVNSELPDPAGFAGATQFVRPEDVAETIPCGDNVDDFVEAVRPYAEAGFTEIAVVQVGGDHQREFFDWAEKKLLPALREL encoded by the coding sequence ATGGTGCAAATCGGCTACACGATGATGACTGAGCAAGCAGGCCCGCGTGATCTCGTCGACCACGTCGTCCGGGCCGAGGAGACCGGGTTCGACTTCTCGGTGACCTCCGACCACTACGCCCCCTGGCTGGAGTCCCAGGGCCACGCCCCGTACGCCTGGAGCGTGCTGGGCGCCGCGGCGCAGGCCACCTCCCGCATCCCGCTGATGACGTACGTGACCTGCCCGACGGTGCGCTACCACCCGGCGGTCGTCGCGCAGAAGGCCGCGACCATGCAACTGCTCTCCGGCGGCCGCTTCCGCCTGGGCCTGGGCGCGGGCGAGAACCTCAACGAGCACGTCGTCGGACGCGGCTGGCCGGGCAAGACCACCCGGCACGAGATGTTCACCGAGGCCCTGGAGATCATCCGGGCGCTCTTCGAGGGCGGCACCGTCAGCTACCACGGCAACCACTTCGACGTGGACTCCGCCAGGCTCTGGGACCTGCCCGACCAGGCCCCGCCGATCGGTGTGGCCGTGTCGGGGGAGCGGTCCTGCGAGATCGCCGGCCGCCTCGGCGACCTGGTCATCGCGACCGAGCCGAAGGGCGAGCTGATCAGCTCCTTCGAGAAGCACGGTGGCAAGGGCAAGCCCCGGGTGGGTCAGCTTCCCATCTGCTACGACCCCGACCGGGACGCCGCCGTGAAGCGCGCCCACGACCAGTTCCGCTGGTTCGCAGGCGGCTGGAAGGTCAACTCCGAGCTGCCGGACCCGGCCGGGTTCGCCGGGGCCACCCAGTTCGTCCGGCCGGAGGACGTCGCCGAGACGATCCCGTGCGGCGACAACGTGGACGACTTCGTCGAGGCGGTGCGCCCGTACGCGGAGGCCGGATTCACGGAGATCGCCGTGGTCCAGGTCGGCGGCGACCACCAGCGTGAGTTCTTCGACTGGGCGGAGAAGAAGCTGCTGCCCGCGCTGCGGGAGCTGTGA
- a CDS encoding threonine synthase yields the protein MTTAGSAQGPSSLHCLRCGQEVRGFTGCPRCAAEGIGANAMPPLADLEGLELSSYPGGPWGWPETLPVSGPPVTLGEGDTPTVRLRTDPAALGDGLAPECGSELWVKYEGGNPTGSHKDRAMAVGVAAALETGADTVVAASSGNAGAAAAAYAGRAGLRCVVFTDEGVPPALAAQMDLLGAEQVQVEGGFLARNAAMARAVEEHGWYPLTSFSAPSPGGNPYADEGYKSVAYELARDFAGRRIGAVVVPTCRADLLSGIERGFRELSAAGLVSAAPRMVAAEPAGAAPFTAALRHADRAAQERTRVESHPTAAFSLGEERPCWQGLDALWRSGGTAVAVAEKEFVAEQRRLAEQGLLLEASSAVAVSVARRMLRELPELVVAIGTATGMKELASGPAGG from the coding sequence ATGACGACGGCCGGCTCCGCCCAGGGCCCGAGCAGCCTGCACTGCCTGCGCTGCGGCCAGGAGGTGAGGGGTTTCACCGGCTGCCCCCGGTGCGCGGCGGAGGGCATCGGGGCCAACGCGATGCCGCCGCTGGCCGATCTGGAGGGCCTGGAGCTGTCCTCGTACCCGGGCGGCCCGTGGGGCTGGCCGGAAACCCTGCCGGTCAGCGGCCCTCCGGTGACGCTCGGCGAGGGCGACACCCCCACGGTACGGCTGCGCACCGACCCGGCCGCGCTCGGCGACGGGCTCGCGCCGGAGTGCGGCAGCGAGTTGTGGGTCAAGTACGAGGGCGGCAACCCGACCGGCTCGCACAAGGACCGGGCGATGGCGGTGGGCGTGGCCGCCGCGCTGGAGACCGGCGCCGACACGGTCGTCGCCGCGTCGTCCGGCAACGCGGGCGCGGCGGCGGCCGCCTACGCGGGCCGGGCCGGGCTGCGGTGCGTGGTCTTCACCGACGAGGGCGTGCCGCCCGCGCTGGCCGCGCAGATGGACCTGCTGGGCGCCGAGCAGGTGCAGGTCGAGGGCGGCTTCCTGGCCCGCAACGCCGCGATGGCGCGGGCCGTCGAGGAGCACGGCTGGTATCCGCTCACCAGCTTCTCCGCACCCTCCCCCGGCGGCAATCCGTACGCCGACGAGGGCTACAAGTCGGTGGCGTACGAGCTGGCACGCGACTTCGCCGGCCGGCGGATCGGCGCCGTGGTCGTACCGACCTGCCGGGCCGACCTGCTGTCCGGGATCGAGCGTGGCTTCCGGGAGCTGTCCGCGGCCGGCCTGGTGTCCGCGGCGCCGCGGATGGTGGCCGCCGAGCCCGCCGGGGCGGCCCCCTTCACCGCCGCCCTGCGCCACGCCGACCGCGCGGCCCAGGAGCGTACGCGCGTGGAGAGCCACCCCACCGCCGCCTTCTCACTCGGCGAGGAACGCCCGTGCTGGCAGGGGCTGGACGCGCTGTGGCGGTCCGGCGGCACGGCCGTCGCGGTGGCCGAGAAGGAGTTCGTGGCCGAACAGCGCCGCCTCGCCGAGCAGGGCTTGCTGCTGGAGGCGTCCTCCGCCGTAGCGGTCTCCGTCGCCCGCCGGATGCTGCGCGAACTGCCGGAACTGGTGGTGGCGATCGGCACGGCGACGGGCATGAAGGAACTGGCGTCGGGCCCGGCAGGCGGGTGA
- a CDS encoding amidohydrolase, with protein MSERTPDPARPRTVLLRGGEVHSPADPFATAMVVEGDSVAWVGEEGAADSFADGVDEVVHLDGALVTPAFTDAHVHTTATGLALTGLDLSGARTLPDALARVRDHVAARPADRILLGHGWDATAWPEGRPPSRAELDAAAGGRPLYLTRVDVHSAVVTTALLDLVPGIRDRSGFHAEQPLTGDAHHAVRAAAYATVTPAQRDAAQAAALAHAASQGIGTLHECAGPEISSEDDLTALLARAAREAGPRVVGYWAETVTSAKDADRVRALGAIGAAGDLFADGSLGSHTAHLHAPYADAGHTGTAHLDADAVAAHVAACTEAGLQAGFHAIGDAALSAVTEGVRAAADRVGLGRIRAARHRVEHAEMLTEATVAAFAEFALTASVQPAFDAAWGGEDGMYATRLGAERARTLNPYAALLRAGVPLALGSDSPVTPLDPWGTVRAAVFHRTREHGISARAAFTAHTRGGWRAIGRDDAGVLVPGAPADYAVWRTGDLVVQAPDERVERWSTDPRSGTPGLPDLTPGRDLPGCLWTVVGGRTVYGRPNE; from the coding sequence ATGAGTGAGCGCACCCCCGACCCGGCCCGGCCCCGTACCGTCCTGCTGCGCGGCGGAGAGGTCCACAGTCCCGCCGACCCCTTCGCCACCGCCATGGTGGTCGAGGGCGACAGCGTCGCCTGGGTCGGCGAGGAAGGCGCCGCCGACTCCTTCGCCGACGGCGTGGACGAGGTCGTCCACCTCGACGGCGCGCTCGTCACCCCGGCGTTCACGGACGCACACGTGCACACGACGGCCACCGGCCTCGCGCTCACCGGCCTGGACCTGTCCGGAGCCCGCACGCTCCCGGACGCGCTGGCCCGGGTACGGGACCACGTGGCGGCCCGCCCGGCCGACCGGATCCTTCTGGGGCACGGCTGGGACGCCACCGCCTGGCCCGAGGGCCGGCCGCCGTCCCGCGCCGAACTCGACGCGGCCGCCGGCGGCCGCCCGCTCTACCTGACCCGCGTCGACGTGCACTCCGCGGTCGTCACCACGGCCCTCCTCGACCTCGTCCCCGGCATCCGTGACCGGTCCGGATTCCACGCCGAGCAGCCGCTGACCGGCGACGCGCACCACGCCGTGCGGGCCGCCGCGTACGCCACCGTCACCCCCGCCCAGCGCGACGCCGCCCAGGCCGCGGCCCTCGCGCACGCGGCCTCCCAGGGCATCGGCACGCTCCACGAGTGCGCCGGACCGGAGATCTCCAGCGAGGACGACCTCACCGCCCTGCTGGCCCGCGCCGCCCGCGAGGCAGGCCCGCGCGTCGTCGGCTACTGGGCCGAGACCGTAACGAGCGCAAAGGACGCCGACCGCGTCCGCGCCCTCGGCGCGATCGGCGCCGCCGGTGACCTCTTCGCCGACGGCTCCCTCGGCTCGCACACCGCCCACCTGCACGCCCCGTACGCCGACGCCGGCCACACCGGCACCGCCCACCTGGACGCCGACGCCGTGGCCGCCCACGTCGCGGCCTGCACCGAGGCCGGTCTCCAGGCCGGGTTCCACGCCATCGGCGACGCCGCGCTGAGCGCCGTCACCGAGGGCGTGCGGGCCGCCGCCGACCGCGTCGGCCTGGGCCGGATCCGCGCCGCCCGGCACCGCGTCGAGCACGCCGAGATGCTCACCGAGGCCACCGTCGCGGCCTTCGCCGAGTTCGCCCTCACCGCTTCCGTACAGCCCGCCTTCGACGCGGCCTGGGGCGGCGAGGACGGCATGTACGCCACCCGGCTCGGCGCCGAACGCGCCCGCACCCTCAACCCGTACGCCGCGCTGCTGCGGGCCGGCGTCCCGCTCGCCCTCGGCTCCGACAGCCCCGTCACCCCGCTGGACCCGTGGGGCACGGTGCGGGCCGCCGTCTTCCACCGCACCCGCGAGCACGGCATCTCCGCCCGCGCCGCCTTCACCGCGCACACCCGCGGCGGCTGGCGTGCGATCGGCCGCGACGACGCGGGCGTCCTGGTGCCCGGCGCGCCCGCCGACTACGCGGTCTGGCGCACCGGCGACCTCGTCGTCCAGGCTCCCGACGAGCGGGTCGAGCGCTGGTCCACCGACCCCCGCTCCGGCACCCCGGGCCTGCCCGACCTGACCCCCGGCCGGGACCTGCCCGGCTGCCTGTGGACGGTGGTCGGCGGTCGCACGGTGTACGGACGGCCGAACGAGTGA
- a CDS encoding acyl-CoA dehydrogenase family protein, giving the protein MTDYGPRPVDRRLPTEEARDLLALVRDLLDREIKPVAAEQEEAGRFPRETFALLSESGLLSLPYAEEFGGGGQPYEVYLQILEELAAARLTVGLGVSVHTLACHALAEFGTKEQRAAHLPAMLGGGLLGAYCLSEPASGSDAASLTTKAVRDGDTWTLEGTKAWITHGGVADFYTVLARTGDKGARGITAFLVPGDAEGLTAAAPERKMGMKGSPTAQLHFDGVRVPDARRIGDEGQGFAIALSALDSGRLGIAACAIGIAQAALDEALEYTASRQQFGRPIADFQGLRFMIADMATQIEAGRSLYLAAAARKDAGLPFSKEAAMAKLFCTDAAMRVTTDAVQLLGGYGYTVDFPAERYMREAKVLQIVEGTNQIQRMVVARHLAGPETR; this is encoded by the coding sequence ATGACTGATTACGGCCCCCGGCCGGTGGACCGCAGGCTGCCCACGGAGGAGGCCCGCGATCTGCTGGCACTGGTGCGGGATCTCCTCGACCGTGAGATCAAGCCGGTCGCCGCCGAGCAGGAGGAAGCGGGACGGTTCCCCCGGGAGACCTTCGCCCTGCTCTCCGAGTCAGGTCTGCTCTCCCTCCCGTACGCGGAGGAGTTCGGCGGCGGGGGCCAGCCCTACGAGGTGTACCTCCAGATCCTGGAAGAGCTGGCGGCCGCGCGGCTGACCGTGGGTCTCGGCGTCAGCGTGCACACCCTCGCCTGCCATGCGCTCGCCGAGTTCGGCACGAAGGAGCAGCGCGCCGCCCACCTGCCCGCCATGCTCGGCGGCGGCCTGCTCGGCGCCTACTGCCTCTCCGAGCCCGCGTCCGGCTCCGACGCCGCCTCCCTGACCACCAAGGCGGTACGCGACGGGGACACCTGGACCCTGGAAGGCACCAAGGCGTGGATCACCCACGGTGGTGTCGCCGACTTCTACACCGTGCTGGCGCGCACCGGCGACAAGGGCGCCCGCGGCATCACGGCTTTCCTGGTGCCCGGTGACGCGGAAGGGCTGACCGCCGCCGCGCCCGAGCGCAAGATGGGCATGAAGGGCTCGCCCACGGCCCAGCTCCACTTCGACGGCGTACGGGTTCCCGACGCCCGCCGTATCGGGGACGAGGGGCAGGGCTTCGCCATCGCCCTGTCCGCCCTGGACTCCGGCCGGCTCGGCATCGCCGCCTGCGCGATCGGCATCGCCCAGGCCGCGCTGGACGAGGCGCTGGAGTACACCGCCTCCCGGCAGCAGTTCGGCCGTCCGATCGCCGACTTCCAGGGCCTGCGCTTCATGATCGCCGACATGGCCACCCAGATCGAGGCCGGCCGTTCGCTCTACCTGGCCGCCGCCGCCCGTAAGGACGCCGGTCTGCCGTTCTCGAAGGAGGCGGCGATGGCCAAGCTGTTCTGCACGGATGCCGCGATGCGCGTCACGACGGACGCCGTCCAGTTGCTCGGCGGGTACGGCTACACGGTCGACTTCCCGGCCGAGCGCTACATGCGCGAGGCCAAGGTGCTCCAGATCGTCGAGGGCACCAATCAGATCCAGCGCATGGTTGTCGCGCGGCATCTGGCGGGGCCCGAGACCCGCTGA
- the lnt gene encoding apolipoprotein N-acyltransferase: MPSGSDTPAPAVPGRGRRLAALVRREAPRTVLAVLSGLALALAFPPYDLWPLSLVGVAALGLLTRGRTARQGAWTGLAFGLPFFFMLLKWLHVVGWDAVFGLALVQALYTVLLGAGLAVTSRLKYAPVWAACLWVTEEWVRDRVPFGGFPWGRLAFANTGSPFTPLAALGGAPLVTFAVALSGALLAAAAAVLWRLRRGPGRSVRAALPAVEAVGLAAAVTVSGLLVPVHTDADDHVDIAVVQGNVQRPGMDFLGRPMQILDNHATATEQLAADVKAGKAKKPDLVIWPENASDLDPFRYPQAYDRIDEAVKAIGVPVLVGALVDHPDKRGYVFNQGIVWDPKKGPGASYTKQHPVPFGEYVPFREQLSKIITRFQRVPRDFYPGDRTGVLDVGSARLGDVICFEVAYDEIVHDTVDAGARALVVQTNNATYGRTGQPEQQLAMSKLRAVEHGRAVVTAATSGISAVVAPDGTVTHKIPEFTRGVLRASLPLRDEKTVADRVGALPEWALAIVGLLSCVAATVIGRRGRTKDEKGQQ; encoded by the coding sequence GTGCCATCGGGCTCCGACACCCCCGCACCAGCCGTGCCAGGGCGCGGCCGCCGGCTCGCGGCGCTGGTCCGCCGCGAGGCACCGCGTACGGTGCTCGCCGTGCTGAGCGGCCTCGCGCTGGCGCTGGCCTTCCCGCCGTACGACCTGTGGCCGCTGTCCCTCGTCGGCGTCGCGGCCCTCGGCCTGCTGACCCGTGGCAGGACGGCCCGTCAGGGCGCCTGGACCGGCCTCGCGTTCGGCCTGCCGTTCTTCTTCATGCTGCTGAAGTGGCTGCACGTCGTCGGCTGGGACGCGGTGTTCGGACTGGCCCTCGTACAGGCGCTGTACACGGTCCTGCTCGGTGCGGGCCTCGCCGTGACCTCCCGCCTGAAGTACGCGCCCGTGTGGGCCGCCTGTCTGTGGGTCACCGAGGAGTGGGTACGCGACCGGGTGCCCTTCGGCGGCTTCCCGTGGGGACGGCTCGCCTTCGCCAACACCGGTTCGCCCTTCACCCCGCTCGCGGCCCTGGGCGGCGCCCCGCTGGTGACCTTCGCCGTCGCCCTGAGCGGCGCTCTGCTGGCCGCGGCGGCCGCCGTCCTGTGGCGGCTGCGCCGCGGGCCCGGCAGGTCCGTACGGGCGGCGCTGCCCGCCGTGGAGGCGGTCGGCCTGGCCGCCGCGGTCACCGTGTCGGGACTCCTGGTCCCGGTGCACACCGACGCGGACGACCACGTGGACATCGCCGTCGTCCAGGGCAACGTGCAGCGGCCCGGCATGGACTTCCTCGGCCGCCCGATGCAGATCCTCGACAACCACGCCACCGCCACGGAGCAACTGGCCGCCGACGTGAAGGCGGGCAAGGCCAAGAAGCCGGACCTGGTGATCTGGCCCGAGAACGCCTCGGACCTGGACCCGTTCCGCTATCCGCAGGCGTACGACCGGATCGACGAGGCGGTCAAGGCGATCGGTGTGCCCGTCCTCGTAGGGGCTCTGGTCGACCACCCGGACAAGCGGGGCTACGTCTTCAACCAGGGCATCGTCTGGGACCCGAAGAAGGGCCCCGGCGCCTCGTACACCAAGCAGCACCCGGTGCCGTTCGGCGAGTACGTGCCGTTCCGGGAGCAGCTCAGCAAGATCATCACACGGTTCCAGCGGGTGCCGCGCGACTTCTACCCCGGCGACCGCACCGGCGTCCTCGACGTCGGGTCCGCCCGGCTCGGCGACGTCATCTGCTTCGAGGTCGCCTACGACGAGATCGTCCACGACACGGTGGACGCGGGCGCCCGCGCCCTCGTCGTCCAGACCAACAACGCCACCTACGGACGCACCGGACAGCCCGAGCAGCAGCTCGCCATGTCCAAGCTGCGCGCCGTGGAGCACGGCCGTGCCGTCGTCACGGCGGCCACCAGCGGGATCAGCGCGGTGGTGGCCCCGGACGGTACGGTCACCCACAAGATCCCGGAGTTCACCCGAGGGGTGCTGCGGGCGAGCCTGCCGCTGCGTGACGAAAAGACCGTGGCCGACCGCGTCGGTGCCCTTCCCGAGTGGGCGCTCGCTATCGTGGGGCTTCTGTCCTGCGTCGCCGCGACAGTCATCGGCCGGCGCGGGCGTACGAAGGACGAGAAGGGGCAGCAGTGA